Proteins found in one Erythrobacter sp. KY5 genomic segment:
- a CDS encoding TonB-dependent receptor, producing the protein MKLKYLLAASVVSLSAAATIATPAAAQQITSGVEGSVSDANGGPLAGAMVTITDERTSQTRTSTTGSDGNFRVQSLPPGGPYTVTVTADGFEGQSVENVFVNISGNTSFGFTLDQSATGNTIVVTGARAQVTQVAVGPGTAFDTQTLEAFPSITRDIRDIIRIDPRVSLDRANEVDRVSCLGGNDRSNTFTVDGIVQADVFGLNGTPFAARNALPLPFDVIEQTSVEFAPFDVEYSEFTGCLVNVVTKAGSNRFHGSAFITYFDDGLFANSIDGRPLNAGSEKRWGATLNGPIIPDRLFFSFGYEETDLGDGNNFGPAGGGFTNEADFVSQAQFDRFAQIARDVYGQDIGGYPTSLAESSVRYFGRLDAVLSDQHRLEATYQRLEETNIESDFGGQNITGFNSFEDEGTESDYYSVRLYSDWNDTISTELRVSRAEVGDIQGPVGFGEAQSDNPTVRLAVGVAPDGTSTENGLLSTGPGIFRSANQLDTRIDQARFQMNVDAGSGHFLKFGVEVNDLEVFNLFAINATGTLFFDGLDNFEAGIVAPGSFSSVFSDADDLVGGGPLGGGTIASSLDGDINNAAARFGRTIWSFYAQDEWQATDQLSITAGVRAQLYDGDAPRANPNFLNRYGFTNAQSFGGLSPVILPRISATYELYNEGFFSNSSITGGVGIFSGGDPVVYYSNAFSNDGFASANGDTFSANCAGVVNADGSFNVLNNGTFTGFPQCAIDDAAASAGAGLADVQSTDPDFDVPTVIRANLGFQTTFGPETGFFSNWNMNLDYIYSRFQDTLNFVDLSQAPDIRTNGGFTVDGRPIYQAVDVTAAGCNASLVGTGGTPPVYTGLTPECFNTRRDDNIQLTNGPGYESHVASFILNKTFSEGLFTEGGAVTLNFGYAFTDSENFRNVGSSTATSSFDVSAAFDRQAPAISTSNFETRHNFTASAFLREEFFEGYDTGLAILFRAQAGTPFSLTFDGGGVFADSASGNDNALLYIPTGVGDANVSPLSDPAAITSLLDYLANSDVGEACDFELGQSIARNTCRNDWHYDLDLRFSQELPFIGSLTGIVEDRVELFVDFENFLNLLDSSANIRRTRTEFLDLVDGGVDDQGRYIISGFRPDDDNDIGISASAWRIQIGARYEF; encoded by the coding sequence ATGAAACTCAAGTATCTTCTTGCAGCGAGTGTCGTTTCACTCTCTGCTGCAGCTACCATCGCCACCCCTGCTGCCGCGCAGCAGATTACTTCGGGTGTCGAAGGTTCGGTATCCGACGCCAATGGCGGCCCGCTCGCCGGTGCCATGGTGACCATCACCGACGAACGTACCTCGCAGACCCGTACTTCGACCACCGGTTCTGATGGCAACTTCCGCGTGCAGTCGCTCCCCCCGGGCGGCCCGTACACCGTGACCGTGACCGCTGACGGCTTCGAAGGGCAGTCGGTTGAGAACGTCTTCGTCAACATCTCGGGTAACACCAGCTTCGGCTTCACACTCGACCAGAGCGCGACCGGCAACACCATCGTCGTGACCGGCGCCCGCGCCCAGGTCACTCAGGTCGCCGTTGGTCCGGGTACCGCATTCGACACGCAGACGCTCGAAGCGTTCCCGTCGATCACCCGCGACATTCGCGACATCATCCGTATCGACCCGCGCGTCAGCCTCGACCGCGCTAACGAAGTCGACCGCGTATCGTGCCTTGGCGGTAACGACCGTTCGAACACCTTCACCGTTGACGGTATCGTTCAGGCTGACGTCTTCGGCCTCAACGGAACGCCGTTCGCAGCGCGTAACGCCCTGCCGCTTCCGTTCGACGTGATCGAGCAGACCTCGGTCGAGTTCGCACCGTTCGACGTCGAGTACTCGGAATTCACCGGCTGTCTCGTCAACGTCGTGACCAAGGCCGGTTCGAACCGTTTCCACGGCTCGGCCTTCATCACCTATTTCGACGATGGCCTGTTCGCAAACTCGATCGACGGGCGTCCGCTCAACGCGGGTTCGGAAAAGCGCTGGGGTGCTACCCTCAACGGTCCGATCATCCCTGATCGTCTGTTCTTCTCGTTCGGTTATGAAGAAACCGACCTTGGCGACGGCAACAACTTCGGTCCCGCCGGCGGCGGCTTCACCAACGAAGCCGACTTTGTCAGCCAAGCCCAATTCGACCGTTTCGCTCAGATCGCTCGCGACGTGTACGGCCAGGACATCGGCGGCTACCCGACTTCGCTTGCTGAATCATCGGTCCGCTACTTCGGCCGTCTCGACGCTGTCCTCAGCGACCAGCACCGTCTCGAAGCGACCTATCAGCGCCTCGAAGAAACCAACATCGAAAGCGATTTCGGTGGCCAGAACATCACCGGCTTCAACAGCTTCGAAGACGAAGGCACCGAGAGCGACTACTACTCGGTCCGTCTGTATTCGGACTGGAACGACACGATCTCGACCGAGCTTCGTGTGAGCCGCGCCGAAGTTGGCGACATTCAGGGTCCGGTCGGTTTCGGCGAAGCTCAGTCGGACAACCCGACCGTGCGTCTCGCAGTCGGCGTCGCACCTGATGGTACCTCGACCGAAAACGGCCTCCTGTCGACCGGTCCGGGCATCTTCCGTTCGGCCAACCAGCTCGACACTCGCATCGACCAGGCTCGCTTCCAGATGAATGTGGACGCTGGCAGCGGCCACTTCCTGAAGTTCGGCGTCGAAGTGAACGACCTTGAAGTCTTCAACCTGTTCGCCATCAACGCGACCGGTACGCTGTTCTTCGACGGTCTCGACAACTTCGAAGCCGGTATCGTTGCACCGGGCTCATTCTCGAGCGTCTTCTCCGATGCTGACGATCTCGTTGGCGGCGGCCCGCTCGGTGGCGGTACCATCGCATCGAGCCTCGACGGCGACATCAATAACGCAGCTGCCCGTTTCGGCCGCACCATCTGGTCGTTCTACGCCCAGGACGAATGGCAGGCGACCGACCAGCTCTCGATCACCGCTGGTGTCCGTGCACAGCTGTATGACGGCGACGCACCGCGTGCGAACCCGAACTTCCTGAACCGTTATGGCTTCACCAACGCGCAGTCGTTCGGTGGTCTCTCGCCGGTCATCCTGCCGCGCATCTCGGCCACTTACGAGCTGTATAACGAAGGGTTCTTCTCGAACAGCAGCATCACCGGTGGTGTGGGCATCTTCTCGGGCGGTGACCCGGTTGTGTACTACTCGAACGCCTTCTCGAACGATGGCTTCGCAAGTGCCAACGGCGACACCTTCAGCGCAAACTGCGCTGGCGTGGTCAATGCTGACGGTTCGTTCAACGTTCTGAACAACGGCACCTTCACCGGCTTCCCGCAGTGCGCCATCGACGATGCCGCTGCTTCGGCTGGTGCTGGCCTTGCTGACGTCCAGTCGACCGATCCGGACTTCGACGTCCCGACCGTCATTCGTGCAAACCTTGGCTTCCAGACCACGTTCGGTCCGGAAACCGGGTTCTTCTCGAACTGGAACATGAACCTCGACTACATCTACTCGCGGTTCCAGGACACGCTGAACTTCGTCGACCTGTCGCAGGCTCCGGACATTCGCACCAACGGTGGCTTCACCGTCGACGGTCGTCCGATCTACCAGGCTGTCGATGTCACTGCTGCTGGCTGTAACGCTTCGCTGGTCGGCACGGGTGGAACCCCGCCGGTCTACACCGGTCTCACGCCCGAGTGCTTCAACACTCGCCGTGATGACAACATCCAGCTGACCAACGGCCCAGGTTACGAGAGCCACGTTGCTTCGTTCATCCTGAACAAGACCTTCAGCGAAGGCCTGTTCACCGAAGGCGGCGCGGTTACCCTGAACTTCGGTTACGCTTTCACCGACTCGGAGAACTTCCGTAACGTCGGTTCGTCGACCGCTACCTCGTCCTTCGACGTGAGCGCGGCCTTCGACCGTCAGGCACCGGCGATCTCGACCTCGAACTTCGAAACCCGTCACAACTTCACCGCTTCGGCGTTCTTGCGTGAAGAGTTCTTCGAAGGCTACGACACGGGTCTCGCGATCCTGTTCCGTGCGCAGGCTGGCACTCCGTTCAGCCTCACCTTCGACGGTGGCGGCGTGTTCGCGGACAGCGCTTCGGGTAACGACAACGCACTGCTTTACATCCCGACGGGTGTGGGCGACGCGAACGTCTCGCCGCTTTCGGATCCGGCTGCGATCACTTCGCTGCTCGACTACCTCGCAAACAGCGACGTGGGCGAAGCGTGTGACTTCGAACTGGGTCAATCGATTGCGCGCAACACCTGCCGCAACGACTGGCACTACGACCTCGACCTGCGCTTCAGCCAGGAACTGCCCTTCATCGGCAGCCTGACCGGCATCGTCGAAGACCGTGTCGAACTGTTCGTCGACTTTGAGAACTTCCTCAACCTGCTCGACAGCAGCGCGAACATTCGCCGCACCCGCACCGAGTTCCTCGACCTCGTCGATGGCGGTGTGGACGACCAGGGCCGTTACATCATCTCGGGCTTCCGTCCGGACGATGACAACGACATCGGCATCTCGGCGTCGGCATGGCGTATCCAGATCGGCGCTCGCTACGAATTCTAA
- a CDS encoding HWE histidine kinase domain-containing protein, with protein sequence MNISYDPKTLTECDREPIHHIAAVQSFGAMLVTNSEWVISQRSVNCAKLLAIDALPEPGTKLDDLIKPAALKALREAASRLEGADAVERLFGLKLTEGADLFDCALHCSDGKYVLEFEPHDASGYADHLMLTGPALAQLEPIRDLDTLCRKTAQIVRQMLGYDRVMIYKFHPDESGEVVAEERREDLQPYLGMRYPRADIPQQARALFRRNRFRVIEDMDVPPVLIEPHLSVKGEALDMSMSVLRAPAEVHVQYMRNMGVKASLTIAIVRHGELWGLISCHHYEPRLPAYSLRTVAEMFSQMFSLMLDRLLIDRSEELRSRGRALHDQLMVRLAGGAKLSEHLPMLEKLLKDLIRHDGISILMDENYTTSGVAPTKEHFLAISPILGSMPISETFSTSAIQAQIPQAIAFKDVAAGALALPISRSPRDYLVLWRRPLIQQVTWAGDPEKAVASPGERLQPRGSFDAWEQTVEGQSEEWSEDELQIAEGLRVTLLEVVLRMTDEIARERKKSQEQQELLIAELNHRVRNILNLISSLVQQSKGAARDVTDFAGIIGGRIAALASAHDNITRENWAPAPLSTLVESEFAAYAAGSENRYRLIGADVLVTPEAYTVLALVLHELVTNSVKYGALSNETGRIDVSITLSSSGALKLGWREDGGPPVKPPKRRSFGSIIIERSIPFELSGEADLRFTLGGVEADFVIPARFIGEVLPLPQDAAKAGKSVRQAAGAGGASNSNAGDPPKRSLPDRVLLVEDNMIIALGTEDNLRLLGVEDIDVQSTVAGTLESIRSEPPQFAILDFNLGTESSLAISEELRARNIPFVIATGYSEIDDKIGNLGAQGVIQKPYGLEEIELALTTLID encoded by the coding sequence ATGAACATATCATACGACCCCAAGACGCTGACCGAATGCGACCGCGAACCGATTCATCATATCGCCGCGGTCCAGTCGTTCGGCGCGATGCTGGTGACCAATTCGGAATGGGTTATCTCGCAGCGTTCGGTCAATTGCGCGAAGCTGTTGGCGATCGATGCCCTGCCTGAACCGGGAACGAAGCTTGACGACCTGATCAAACCCGCCGCGCTCAAGGCCCTGCGCGAGGCCGCATCGCGCCTCGAAGGAGCCGATGCGGTTGAACGTTTGTTCGGCTTAAAGCTCACTGAGGGCGCGGACCTGTTCGATTGCGCCCTGCACTGCAGCGACGGTAAATATGTGCTCGAATTCGAGCCGCACGATGCAAGCGGATATGCCGATCACCTGATGCTGACAGGCCCGGCGCTCGCCCAGCTGGAGCCGATCCGCGACCTCGACACATTGTGCCGTAAAACCGCTCAGATTGTGAGGCAGATGCTCGGTTATGACCGGGTGATGATCTACAAGTTCCACCCTGACGAAAGCGGCGAAGTCGTGGCCGAAGAGCGGCGCGAGGACCTTCAGCCCTATCTCGGCATGCGTTACCCGCGCGCCGACATTCCGCAGCAGGCGCGCGCCCTGTTCCGCCGCAACCGGTTCCGCGTGATCGAGGATATGGACGTGCCGCCGGTCCTTATCGAGCCGCACCTCTCGGTGAAAGGCGAAGCGCTCGACATGTCGATGAGCGTGCTTCGCGCACCGGCCGAAGTGCACGTCCAGTATATGCGCAACATGGGCGTAAAGGCATCGCTGACCATCGCGATCGTGCGTCACGGTGAGCTTTGGGGCCTGATTTCGTGCCACCATTACGAGCCGCGCCTGCCCGCCTACTCGCTGCGCACAGTGGCCGAGATGTTCAGCCAGATGTTCTCGCTGATGCTCGACCGGTTGCTGATCGACCGCTCGGAAGAATTGCGCAGTCGTGGCCGCGCCCTGCACGATCAGCTGATGGTGCGACTGGCTGGCGGAGCGAAACTGTCCGAACACCTTCCGATGCTGGAGAAACTGCTCAAGGATCTGATCAGGCACGACGGAATTTCGATCCTGATGGACGAAAACTATACCACCAGCGGAGTTGCGCCGACAAAAGAGCATTTCCTCGCGATCTCGCCGATACTGGGCAGCATGCCGATCAGCGAAACCTTCTCGACTTCGGCGATCCAGGCGCAAATTCCGCAAGCCATCGCTTTCAAGGATGTCGCGGCAGGGGCGCTCGCCCTGCCCATTTCGCGCAGCCCGCGCGATTATCTGGTGCTTTGGCGCCGACCCTTGATCCAACAGGTCACATGGGCTGGCGACCCAGAGAAAGCCGTGGCTTCCCCTGGCGAACGCCTGCAACCGCGCGGCAGCTTCGATGCGTGGGAACAGACGGTCGAGGGGCAGAGCGAGGAATGGTCAGAGGATGAGCTGCAGATTGCAGAAGGCCTGAGGGTAACATTGCTCGAAGTCGTGCTGCGCATGACCGACGAGATCGCGCGCGAACGCAAGAAATCGCAGGAGCAGCAGGAGCTGCTGATCGCGGAGCTCAACCACCGCGTCCGCAACATCCTGAACCTCATCTCCAGCCTCGTCCAGCAATCGAAAGGCGCGGCGCGCGATGTGACCGATTTCGCTGGCATTATCGGCGGTCGCATCGCTGCGCTCGCAAGCGCGCACGACAACATAACGCGCGAGAACTGGGCTCCCGCTCCGCTCTCCACACTGGTCGAAAGCGAGTTTGCCGCTTACGCAGCGGGCAGCGAAAATCGCTATCGCCTGATCGGGGCCGACGTTCTCGTAACGCCCGAAGCCTACACCGTGCTCGCGCTTGTCCTGCACGAACTGGTGACGAACTCGGTCAAATATGGCGCCTTGTCGAATGAGACGGGCCGTATCGACGTGTCGATTACCCTGTCGAGTTCGGGCGCTCTCAAACTGGGCTGGCGCGAGGACGGTGGTCCACCGGTCAAGCCGCCTAAACGGCGAAGCTTCGGGTCCATCATCATCGAACGCTCGATCCCGTTTGAGTTGAGCGGCGAGGCCGATCTACGCTTTACCCTTGGCGGGGTTGAGGCAGATTTCGTCATTCCCGCTCGCTTCATCGGCGAAGTACTACCGCTGCCTCAAGACGCAGCGAAGGCCGGCAAATCGGTCAGGCAAGCCGCCGGTGCAGGTGGCGCTTCGAACTCGAATGCAGGCGACCCACCGAAGAGATCGCTGCCCGATCGCGTGCTGTTGGTCGAAGACAACATGATCATCGCGCTGGGCACCGAGGACAACCTGCGGCTCCTGGGGGTTGAGGATATCGATGTACAAAGCACTGTAGCAGGCACGCTGGAGTCGATCCGCAGCGAGCCGCCCCAGTTTGCCATTCTCGATTTCAATCTCGGAACCGAATCGAGCCTCGCCATCTCGGAAGAATTGCGGGCGCGAAACATCCCGTTCGTGATCGCCACCGGCTATTCCGAGATCGACGACAAGATCGGCAATCTGGGCGCGCAAGGTGTGATCCAGAAACCTTATGGCCTTGAGGAAATTGAGCTGGCGCTGACCACCCTTATTGATTGA
- a CDS encoding biliverdin-producing heme oxygenase — protein MHDQLDMTMHEVAGWTSREDYARFLSLQYAARRPVEAWLDQNAPTDSLPPAQTPRIAQDLAALGHDLPSPATSFTMASAADDDSLASAALGAAWVLAGSSLGNRAILAEMRKGSGDAATWPHAFLGDDAMLTFWKSLRRRIERPADPAEVQAASAAAQSVFDHFLCVVTPHRDHTKPAQVLAAKAS, from the coding sequence TTGCACGATCAGCTCGACATGACCATGCACGAAGTCGCAGGCTGGACTTCGCGCGAAGATTACGCCCGGTTTCTCAGCCTGCAATATGCGGCGCGTCGCCCGGTCGAAGCATGGCTGGACCAGAACGCACCGACAGATTCTCTGCCACCGGCACAAACGCCGCGCATCGCGCAAGACCTCGCAGCGCTTGGGCATGACCTGCCCTCGCCCGCGACCAGCTTCACCATGGCTAGCGCGGCGGACGATGACTCGCTCGCATCGGCAGCGCTAGGCGCGGCTTGGGTTCTGGCAGGCTCCTCGCTCGGCAACCGCGCGATCCTTGCTGAAATGCGCAAAGGTTCAGGCGACGCGGCGACCTGGCCGCATGCCTTTCTTGGCGATGATGCGATGCTGACTTTCTGGAAGTCGCTGCGTCGCCGGATCGAACGTCCCGCCGACCCTGCCGAAGTGCAGGCAGCTAGCGCCGCCGCGCAGTCGGTCTTCGACCATTTCCTCTGTGTGGTGACCCCGCATCGGGACCACACAAAGCCAGCGCAAGTGCTGGCGGCGAAAGCTTCATGA
- a CDS encoding polyhydroxyalkanoic acid system family protein → MRVSLPHSLGKEEVRRRMHKHGHEIGSYFPPGMATVDISWPHEDRMDLFIVAAGQQIEGGIDIAEDSVTIDLDLPAILGFLRGTLERAVRKHGGRLLEKS, encoded by the coding sequence ATGCGCGTCTCGCTTCCCCATTCGCTCGGCAAGGAAGAGGTGCGTCGGCGGATGCACAAGCACGGCCACGAAATCGGCAGCTACTTTCCTCCCGGAATGGCAACGGTCGATATAAGCTGGCCGCATGAGGACCGGATGGACCTGTTCATCGTGGCCGCAGGACAGCAGATCGAAGGCGGCATCGACATCGCCGAAGACTCGGTGACGATCGACCTCGATCTGCCTGCGATCCTGGGTTTCTTGCGCGGCACTCTGGAAAGGGCGGTTCGCAAGCATGGTGGCCGCTTGCTCGAAAAGAGCTGA
- a CDS encoding energy transducer TonB, with amino-acid sequence MTKRPARYQGKPKGPRWPLLVGIVLFHIAALYALSRFLAPEFTASVEREVVNAFTVVVTVPQDEPELEPEPDEGAAGAPGEDAVPEPVTAPTTPIRRNPEDRPEASSTGDASRSGAREAGDGTGAEGDGLGTGSGNDGSGQGNAAQGPSVASGRLDPRRDFPVPEGGRAARFGTSVTVVFTVTTDGRARNCSVARTSADAETTALVCGLVIEKIRFNPAHDRAGNPVEARYGYRVDFRER; translated from the coding sequence ATGACAAAAAGACCCGCTCGCTATCAGGGAAAACCGAAGGGCCCGCGCTGGCCGCTGCTGGTGGGCATTGTGCTGTTCCACATCGCAGCGCTCTATGCCCTTTCGCGCTTCCTAGCCCCTGAGTTCACCGCTTCGGTCGAACGCGAGGTGGTCAATGCCTTCACCGTGGTCGTCACCGTTCCCCAGGACGAGCCCGAGCTTGAACCGGAACCCGATGAAGGGGCTGCGGGCGCTCCGGGAGAGGATGCAGTTCCAGAACCGGTGACCGCCCCCACCACGCCGATCCGCCGCAATCCTGAGGATCGGCCCGAGGCCTCTTCAACCGGCGATGCGAGCCGTTCGGGCGCGCGTGAGGCCGGTGACGGGACCGGGGCTGAGGGCGATGGGCTTGGAACCGGCAGCGGCAATGATGGCAGCGGGCAAGGGAACGCAGCGCAAGGGCCGAGCGTCGCGTCAGGCAGGCTCGATCCGAGGCGCGATTTTCCCGTGCCCGAAGGTGGACGAGCAGCGCGCTTCGGCACTTCGGTGACAGTTGTCTTTACCGTCACCACCGATGGCCGCGCGCGCAATTGTTCGGTCGCACGCACCAGCGCCGATGCCGAAACCACGGCGCTTGTCTGCGGCCTCGTGATCGAGAAGATCCGCTTCAATCCGGCCCACGACCGCGCGGGCAATCCGGTCGAGGCACGTTATGGCTACCGCGTCGATTTCCGGGAACGGTAA
- a CDS encoding ATP-binding protein, with the protein MNDRTAPRTMAVGAPSFPAAKRPVDGDMAAATTFGSLLAVGTVDLKSIMAGLLAGIGFLLLGLACLSLSRFDAALASVWLPNACAVAMLLLVRARNELPLYAGIAAASATANFVAGFTLSSALVFTVANLIGIMLVTGLTRAKCGARPDMTNLAHLGRFLQYGGAVGPLTASAIAAFAIPAAGQPIWVGPLTWFLADSLGMILVVPAALLVADAVRSATAPNIATLLKRAVLTAAALVAVWLVFRQDVYPLLFMVPPITLFVAFRGGGIGTALFVPMIAVVASWMTVVGYGPIVNNSNSALDAVFVLQSFVAANFLTGLPIAAILAGRERMVEELERGRGELGLLAETITDAVLRLDRDRVCIYASPSVEEVMGRPAEDLVGHPIAARGPEDAHDRIENALDNLLSGRSDKERITYRRLLDDAEGTPVFIEADCAIVLDPVTGERDGVVVSARDVTERVELELLLTRSRRHAENAARAKSEFLANMSHEIRTPMNGVLGFAELMLQGDLEPDNRRHVEMIVQSGRSMMLLLNDILDLSKIEAGQIAIDNQPVDLVATLAECAQLHRPNAEGKGLRLHFTALDNSHDDHTDADQSPWVAIDALRLRQIVLNLIGNAVKFTEKGSVDVQLCMEGDEFRVDVKDTGIGIGAKRVQTIFAPFTQGESDTARRFGGTGLGLTISRQLAELLGGRIEVCSETGIGSTFSLILPAHYVEPEIPVLSEPAQARTAELPQASRILLVEDHDVNRMLVTEMLERCGQNVALAHDGNEAIAMVIDSVMRGAHYDLVLMDIQMPGCDGYAATRAIRAEGIGAGDLPIIALTANAFPEDISAARDAGMQGHLAKPLVFADLARTLQRWLPTRIVEDQGETRPSPAPSKSAPSDQAQPAPPPQSQAAQGHSPTLIQRWTERRSEAIEAVRGALEQGSLGGENIAEEIRDELARLVHKLAGTAAMFGEAQLGDQAAALERALRMGLDAETQASLAFELLSVADDPADAPTAPAT; encoded by the coding sequence ATGAATGATCGCACCGCTCCCCGGACAATGGCTGTCGGCGCCCCCTCGTTCCCCGCGGCGAAGAGGCCGGTCGACGGCGATATGGCGGCGGCAACCACCTTTGGCAGCCTGCTGGCGGTGGGCACCGTCGACCTCAAGAGCATCATGGCGGGCCTGTTGGCGGGTATCGGGTTCTTGCTGCTCGGCCTTGCCTGTCTAAGCCTGTCACGCTTCGATGCCGCTCTGGCGAGTGTCTGGCTTCCCAATGCCTGCGCGGTGGCCATGCTGCTGCTGGTCCGCGCGCGCAACGAACTTCCGCTATATGCCGGGATCGCCGCAGCCAGCGCGACAGCGAATTTCGTCGCGGGCTTCACGCTTTCAAGCGCGCTCGTCTTCACCGTTGCCAACCTTATCGGGATCATGCTGGTGACCGGGCTGACACGCGCGAAATGCGGCGCCCGGCCTGACATGACTAATCTCGCCCATCTCGGCCGGTTTCTGCAATATGGCGGGGCCGTGGGCCCGTTGACTGCGAGCGCGATTGCGGCGTTTGCCATCCCTGCGGCAGGCCAGCCGATATGGGTAGGGCCGCTCACATGGTTTCTCGCTGATTCTCTCGGGATGATCCTGGTCGTTCCGGCGGCGCTGCTCGTCGCGGATGCCGTTCGCTCTGCAACGGCCCCCAATATCGCCACACTGCTAAAGCGCGCTGTCCTGACCGCTGCCGCGCTGGTCGCCGTATGGTTGGTGTTTCGGCAAGACGTCTATCCGCTGCTGTTCATGGTGCCGCCGATCACTTTGTTTGTCGCTTTCAGGGGCGGCGGCATTGGCACGGCATTGTTCGTCCCGATGATCGCTGTCGTGGCGAGCTGGATGACCGTCGTCGGCTACGGCCCGATCGTGAACAATTCGAACTCGGCCCTTGATGCGGTTTTCGTGCTGCAATCTTTCGTGGCAGCCAATTTCCTCACCGGCCTGCCCATCGCGGCGATCCTCGCTGGCCGTGAGCGGATGGTGGAAGAACTGGAACGCGGGCGAGGCGAGCTCGGCCTGCTGGCGGAAACCATCACCGATGCGGTTCTGCGGCTCGATCGGGACCGCGTGTGCATTTACGCCTCTCCTTCGGTTGAAGAGGTAATGGGCCGTCCGGCTGAAGATCTGGTCGGGCATCCCATTGCAGCGCGCGGACCTGAGGACGCGCATGACCGTATCGAGAACGCGCTCGACAATTTGCTGAGCGGTCGATCGGACAAGGAGCGCATCACTTACCGGCGGTTGCTCGACGACGCAGAAGGCACTCCGGTCTTTATCGAGGCCGACTGCGCGATTGTGCTCGACCCGGTCACTGGAGAGCGCGACGGCGTTGTGGTTTCAGCCCGCGATGTGACCGAGCGGGTGGAGCTTGAGCTCCTGCTCACCCGTTCGCGCCGCCACGCTGAAAATGCCGCGCGCGCCAAGAGCGAGTTTCTCGCCAATATGAGCCACGAGATACGGACCCCGATGAACGGGGTGCTCGGTTTTGCGGAGCTGATGCTCCAGGGCGATCTGGAGCCTGACAATCGCCGCCATGTCGAGATGATCGTACAATCGGGCAGGTCGATGATGCTGCTTCTCAACGACATTCTCGACCTGTCGAAGATCGAGGCCGGCCAGATCGCGATCGACAACCAGCCTGTCGACCTTGTCGCCACTCTGGCCGAATGTGCCCAGCTCCATCGACCCAATGCCGAGGGCAAGGGCCTGCGATTGCACTTCACGGCCCTGGATAATTCTCACGACGATCACACAGACGCTGACCAGTCCCCATGGGTCGCGATCGACGCGCTTCGCCTGCGGCAGATTGTCCTCAACCTTATCGGCAATGCGGTAAAGTTCACCGAAAAGGGCAGCGTCGATGTGCAGCTGTGCATGGAGGGGGATGAATTTCGGGTCGATGTGAAGGACACGGGCATCGGCATCGGGGCCAAGCGGGTCCAGACCATCTTTGCGCCCTTCACACAGGGTGAGAGCGACACGGCAAGGCGCTTTGGCGGCACGGGGCTTGGCCTCACGATAAGCCGCCAGCTTGCCGAATTGCTGGGCGGCAGAATCGAAGTCTGTAGCGAGACGGGCATCGGATCGACGTTCAGCCTGATCCTTCCCGCACACTATGTCGAACCGGAAATCCCGGTTCTGAGCGAGCCAGCGCAGGCAAGGACTGCTGAGCTTCCTCAAGCCTCGCGCATCCTGCTGGTCGAGGATCACGACGTGAACCGGATGCTGGTGACGGAGATGCTTGAGCGCTGCGGGCAGAACGTGGCGTTGGCACATGACGGAAACGAAGCGATCGCGATGGTGATCGATTCGGTCATGCGAGGCGCGCATTACGATCTCGTCCTGATGGATATTCAGATGCCGGGATGCGACGGCTATGCCGCGACCCGCGCCATCCGGGCCGAGGGTATCGGCGCGGGCGACCTGCCGATCATCGCGCTCACGGCAAACGCCTTCCCGGAGGACATTTCCGCTGCCCGCGATGCCGGGATGCAGGGGCACCTCGCAAAGCCGCTCGTCTTCGCTGATCTCGCCCGCACACTGCAACGCTGGCTTCCCACGCGCATCGTTGAGGATCAGGGCGAAACCCGCCCGTCGCCTGCGCCGAGCAAAAGCGCTCCGAGTGATCAGGCCCAACCGGCACCGCCCCCACAATCACAGGCCGCACAGGGCCATTCGCCAACCCTTATTCAGCGCTGGACCGAGCGGCGCAGCGAGGCAATCGAAGCGGTTCGCGGCGCGCTGGAACAAGGGTCGCTGGGCGGTGAGAACATAGCTGAGGAGATCCGCGACGAGCTTGCACGGCTGGTTCACAAGCTTGCAGGGACAGCGGCCATGTTCGGCGAGGCGCAGCTGGGCGATCAGGCCGCCGCGCTTGAACGTGCGCTCAGGATGGGTCTCGATGCCGAAACGCAGGCGTCGCTGGCTTTCGAATTGCTGAGCGTGGCGGACGATCCGGCGGACGCGCCAACCGCCCCTGCAACCTGA